The Streptococcus mitis region ATAATCCATATGAGCTCGTTCATTTCTATCCAGAGCATACTCAATGGTTTCCTTGTCCAATCCATAGATGTCAGAAAGATCTTCCATATTTTTAATCTTATCCACATCAAGGTCTATCCAGGTACAACCATTGCCCAACTGCTTTTCTAAAACCATCTTTTCTCCTTTATTAAACTCTTTCTATTGTACCACAAATTACTTAAAATAACAGGTCTAGTCTGTGCGTGAGAAATTGCTGACAACGGTGATATTCCGATTGGGAACGAAGTGCAGAACCTGGTCTTCTCCTCTGAGTTGAGTTGTTCGAATGCCGACACTGACAACCTTGCCCGAGACAGTAATAGGACCATTTGTCAAAACGACCTCATCTCCCACATCCAGTTGACGTTCAAAGAGGATGAAAAAGCCATTGATGACATCAGACAGAAAACCTTGGGCTCCCATCCCAATAGCCACCCCAGCAATCCCAGCACCTGCCAGCAAACTAGAAACTGGCAAACCCAATATCGACAAAATACAGTAAAGCAAAAAGAAATAAAGGGTATAATTAAACACATTCTCTAATAAACGTGAAATGGTTTTCTGACGCCCGACATCATGACGAGACATTTTTAGAGAAGGTTTAACAATTCTCTGCACCATGGTATGGAGCAATTTCTTAGCTATATAAAAGATCAAAAATAAGAATAAAAGAGAAAGTAGCTTGGTTAAGATA contains the following coding sequences:
- a CDS encoding mechanosensitive ion channel family protein, with the protein product MQEFIQTYLNKLDITAIIENILTKLLSLLFLFLIFYIAKKLLHTMVQRIVKPSLKMSRHDVGRQKTISRLLENVFNYTLYFFLLYCILSILGLPVSSLLAGAGIAGVAIGMGAQGFLSDVINGFFILFERQLDVGDEVVLTNGPITVSGKVVSVGIRTTQLRGEDQVLHFVPNRNITVVSNFSRTD